The Candida albicans SC5314 chromosome 5, complete sequence genome includes a region encoding these proteins:
- a CDS encoding uncharacterized protein (Protein of unknown function; Spider biofilm induced) — translation MSENPLQNILTPSQFQQCVQFYEADQKLDHAERVALATQLQTLAMKTSLAGYTTGMLGFFAPTFYYRAVGRVPTPLFLVQRPFLSLVLGFGTLLAGNNLTAKYLYEKNRKQGFANQNITDVWKTMDFPYLNFFTLYYSRTSMFPNFIMRDPRTCSYQSLKQENSHFTQAIKLGHLDSEGKEHVLSVWDKVRLNHGGGVSK, via the coding sequence ATGTCTGAAAATCCattacaaaatatattAACGCCATCACAATTCCAACAATGTGTCCAGTTCTATGAAGCTGATCAGAAGTTGGACCATGCCGAGAGGGTTGCATTGGCCACACAATTGCAAACGCTTGCTATGAAGACGAGTTTGGCAGGGTATACTACGGGTATGCTCGGGTTTTTCGCTCCAACGTTTTATTACCGTGCTGTTGGGCGGGTTCCTACTCCGTTGTTTTTGGTGCAAAGACCGTTTTTGTCGTTGGTATTGGGGTTTGGGACGTTGTTGGCTGGGAATAACCTTACAGCAAAGTATTTGTATGAGAAGAACCGCAAGCAAGGCTTTGCTAACCAAAACATAACTGATGTTTGGAAGACGATGGATTTCCCGTATCTCAATTTCTTTACATTGTATTATAGCAGAACGTCGATGTTCCCGAACTTTATTATGAGAGACCCGAGAACATGTTCGTACCAGCTGCTCAAACAAGAGAACCTGCATTTCACTCAAGCAATCAAGCTTGGGCATTTGGATAGTGAAGGTAAGGAACATGTATTGTCTGTTTGGGATAAGGTTAGGTTAAACCATGGTGGAGGTGTTTCGAAGTAG
- a CDS encoding uncharacterized protein (Predicted ORF from Assembly 19; removed from Assembly 20; subsequently reinstated in Assembly 21 based on comparative genome analysis), translated as MKKKNFAPLSFLWLIMSDNILRDRLGPEKFEKAVEFYDADQKLTPEDRVQIRDDLKSVLVGDNLASYGSGLIGFLMPTIYMRFFKKGSVNAKSFFQKPLLSGAIGVANMMVTHRIYSKKLFDEKVSSGLPERQLNVWKAMEQRSLGVYMFYYAKTAQDPKFKLEDPREYTEENRLKVRFDPEKYKEGHPHDELSTWDRIRLSNGYDITEEKSAWDEIRSK; from the coding sequence atgaaaaaaaaaaatttcgcaccactttcttttctttggttAATTATGTCTGACAATATTTTGAGAGATAGGTTGGGGCCAGAGAAGTTTGAAAAGGCCGTTGAGTTTTATGATGCAGATCAGAAGTTGACTCCAGAAGATAGAGTACAAATACGTGATGATTTGAAGCTGGTTTTGGTGGGCGATAATCTTGCAAGTTATGGGTCCGGATTGATCGGGTTTCTAATGCCCACTATATATATGAGGTTTTTCAAGAAGGGGCTGGTCAATGCAAAGTCGTTTTTTCAGAAACCGTTATTGTCGGGGGCAATTGGGGTAGCCAATATGATGGTGACACACCGGATTTACTCCAAGAAGTTGTTTGATGAGAAAGTTAGCCTGGGGTTACCGGAACGACAATTGAATGTATGGAAAGCAATGGAACAGCGTCTGTTGGGGGTGTATATGTTTTATTATGCCAAGACGGCCCAGGATCCAAAGTTTAAGTTGGAAGATCCCAGAGAGTATACGGAGGAGAACCGGCTCAAAGTGAGATTTGATCcagaaaaatataaagaagGTCATCCTCACGACGAGTTATCGACGTGGGACAGGATCCGTCTTTCCAATGGGTATGACATAACTGAAGAAAAGTCGGCCTGGGACGAGATTAGGAGTAAATAG